DNA sequence from the Nitrospinota bacterium genome:
CAAATCTCCGGTGAGCATGGACGTGGACATGGCTGTGATGGCCGTGATGGTGGCCGGCGAGGCGCTCATCGGGATAGCCACGGCGTTCATGGTGAACCTGGTGCTTTCGATGGTGCAGCTGGCGGGGAGCATAATAGACTTCCAGGTGGGATTTGGCATAGTCAACGTGGTGGACCCGCTTTCCGGCGCCCAGGTGTCGGTCACCACGCAGCTTATGAACATCATCACCACCCTTGTGTTCCTTTCCATCAACGCCCACCACATGATCCTTTCCGGGATAGCCGGAAGCTTCGGGCTTATCCCCCTGGGGGGCGCGCATATCACGGAGGGGCTGGGCCATCTGATTATAAACGCCATGGGTGGGATATTCGTCTCCGCGGCGCAGATAGCCGCCCCCGTCACCATCACGCTTCTCATACAGCAGGCGGCCATGGGAATAGTGGCCAGGACCGTGCCGCAGATAAACATTTTCGTCGTCGGTTTCCCCTTCACGATTTCCATCGGGCTTCTGACCATCGCTTTCACGCTTCCGGCGTTCAGCCTTTACATGGAACGGACTTTCGTAAAGCTGGGCTCCACGCTGGAAACAATGATAACGCTGATGCGTTGACCGGAAGGGGGTGATGACAGGTGGCGGCTGAAGACCAGGATTCACGAACAGAGGACCCTACCCAGCGGAAAATAGATAAGGCCCGGGAAAAGGGCTCCGTGGCCAAGAGCATGGAGGTGAACACCATAATAATCCTCGGGACGGGGATTATTTACTTCACTTTCTTCGGAATTGGCTTTATGAACAACATACTCCAGCTGTGGAGGGAGTACTTCGCCGCGTCCGCCCAATACACGCTCACCGAGGACTCCGCCCTCCACCTGGCCGATTTCACGCTTCGCCAGCTTTTCTACATCCTGGCGCCGCTCCTGTTTTCCGTGGCCGTGGCGAGCATCGCGGCCAACTACTGGCAGAACGACGGCTTTCTTTTCTCCTTCGAGCCTCTTATGCCAAAGCTCAACAAGCTTAATCCCCTCAATGGAATGAAAAGATTCGTTTCCGTGGAAGGGTTCATAAATCTGGCCAAGTCGCTGGCCAAGCTTGCCGTTGTGGGCACGGCCGTTTATTTGGCGATGGCCGGCCAGTGGCAGAATGTGGCCGCGTTCATGGAATTGCCCGTGGAACAGACTCTCCAGATGATAGGCCACGAAGCCTTCATACTGTTCAGCAAGGTTGCCTTCGCCCTGGCTTTCATTGCGGGCGCCGATTACACCTACCAGAAATACCAGTACACCAAAAACCTGAAAATGACCAAGCAGGAAGTCAAAGACGAACGCAAGGACATGGAAGGCAACCCGGAGATAAAGGCCAAGATAAAGCAGAAACAATTCGAATTCTTCCGCAGGCGCATGATGGCCGAAGTGCCCAAGGCGGAGGTCATAATCACTAACCCCACCCATCTCTCCATCGCCCTGCGCTATAACCGGATGAGCGATCCCGCTCCAGTGGTAATAGCCAAGGGGGCCGGCCTGATAGCGCTGAAAATCCGGGAGGTCGCAAAAGAAAATAACATTCCCATCATGGAAAACAAGCCGTTGGCACAAACATTGTTTAAGACAGTGGATATGGGAGACGTAATACCGGAAACACTGTACAAAGCAGTGGCCGAAATTCTGGCTTACGTCTATAAGATTAAGAGAAAGGCAATGTAATTTAAGGCGTTATGGACCCAAAGCTGGTGGGCGTGAGCAAACCGGCGGACAGGTAAATGACGCCAAACATTTGACGATGGCCGTCAAAATGCCGGTTTCGCCGGTTTTTTGACGCCAAATTTGGAGACAAAATGGCTGCAACGGCGGAATCGAGGATGAAGGCCGTTTCCTCAAACGCGGACATAGGCCTTGCCATAGGCATTGTCGGCGTATTGATAGTGATGGTCATCCCCATCCCTTCGATACTGCTGGACTTTTTGCTGGCCGGGTCCATAACCACCGCCCTTGTCATTCTCCTTGTGGCCGTTTACCTTAAGAGCCCGCTGGACTTCTCCGTTTTCCCGTCCATGCTTCTTGTCACCACCATATACAGGCTGTCGCTCAACGTGGCCACCACAAGGCTTGTCCTGCTTCACGGAAACGAAGGAACGGAAGCGGCCGGAAAGGTGATCGAGGCCTTCGGCCAATTCGTCGTGGGCGGCAACTATGTCGTGGGCATAGTCATATTCGTTATCCTTGTCATCATCAATTACAAGGTCATAACCTCCGGCTCCACCCGCACGGCGGAAGTGGCGGCCCGGTTCACCTTGGACGCGATGCCCGGCAAGCAGATGAGCATAGACGCCGACCTTAACGCGGGGCTTATCACAGAACCTGAGGCCAGGGGCAGGCGCAAGGCGCTAGAGGACGAGGCCAACTTCTACGGGGCCATGGACGGCGCACTGAAATTCGTGCGCGGCGACGCCGTGGCCGGCATCATCATCGCCGTTGTGAACATCACGGCCGGGTTTGCCATCGGCGTCCTGCAGCAGGGGATGACAATCTCCGACGCCGCCCAGGTTTACACCATACTGACCATCGGCGACGGCTTGGTGTCCCAGCTACCCACCCTGCTCATATCCACAGCCTCCGGCATAGTGGTGACAAGGGCTGTCAGCTCCTCGAACCTGGGCCAGGAGTTGGTCGAGCAGATCATGGTCAATCCGAGGGCCTTTGCGATCGCCTCCGGATTCTTGCTTCTGCTGGCGGTGGTTCCGGGGATGCCGACCCTGGCGTTCATCGGCCTTGGGGGCGTGGCGGGGCTTATGTCGTACACACAATTCCAGGTGGAAACCACCGCCAAGGACACGGAAAAGAAAGACGCGGAAAAAGCCGCCGCCGCCCCGGCTCCGGAGAAGGTGGAAGCGCTCCTTCCGCTGGACACTCTGGAGCTGGAGATCGGCTACGAACTTATACCGCTGGTGGACACTTCGCAGGATGGCGAGCTTCTGGAACGGATAAAGTCGCTGCGGCGGCAATTCGCGCTGGAGATGGGAATCATCGTCCCCCCCATGCATATCCGGGACAACCTGCAGTTAAAGTCCAACGAGTACTCCATCCTGGTAAAGGGGGTGGAAGTGGCGCGCGGCGAGCTGTGGATGAACCATTACCTGGCCATAGACCCGGGCACCGGCGTCACAAAGGCTCCGGGGGTGGAGACTGTGGACCCGACCTTCGGCATGCCCGCGCTGTGGGTGACCGAAGCGAACAAGGAAAGGGCCAGGATGAACGGCTACACGGTGGTGGACACGGCGACTGTCATCACCACGCACATAAAGGAAATCATACGCAAGGGGCTAAACGAGCTTCTGGGCAGGCAGGAGACCCAGAACCTAATCGACACCTTCAAGGAGACCAACCCGAAGGTGGTGGAAGAGCTCATCCCTTCCATGCTTTCCCTCGGCCAGGTGCAGAAAGTGCTCCAGAACCTTCTGCGCGAGCAGGTTTCGATCCGCGACCTGCATACGATCCTCGAAACGCTGGCGGACTGGGCTTCCGTCACCAAGGACACGGACGTGCTCACCGAATACGTGCGCGCCGCCCTGGCCAGGCAGATATGCAAGGCGCTGCGTTCGCCTGACGGGACGCTGTCGGTGGTCACGCTCGACCCGTCGCTGGAAGAGACCGTGGCAAAGTCGATCAAGCGGACCGAGCACGGGTCCTACCTGGCGCTCGATCCGATACTGGCGCAGAAGCTTGTGGACGGGCTGCGGGGGCAGATCAACAAGTTTGATATGGTCAACGCCAATCCGTCCGTCCTGTCCGGCCCGGCGACGCGCATGCATCTGCGGCGGCTGACGGAGCGGTTCATCCCGAACCTCAACGTTCTTTCACATAACGAGATTTCGATGGACACTAAGCTTTCAAACCTTGCGATCGTAAAGGTGTGACATGGGCAACATGCAGGTAAAACGCTACGAGGCAATGGACATGGGCGAGGCCCTCCGCATGATAAAGGGGGACCTGGGGCCCGAAGCTGTGATCCTCACCACGCGGCAGTTGAAAAAGGGAAACGGCGCGTTCGGGATTTTCGCAAGGCCTGTGATCGAGGTCACAGCGGCGCTTCCCGCGGCTCCGAAGGTGAAAGGCCGGCTCAGCCGTTCGTCCATCGAAATGGAAAGGCCCGTCGGCGCCATGGTGGACACCAGGACCATACTGGAAGGGACCGCCGCGGTGATGGAGCCTTTATGGGACGGGCTGGATGATATCCGCAAGTACCTGGCGGCCATCGCCACCAAGGAAGAGAGCCAAAACGGCGGAGCCGGAAAGATCGAGGACGAAGTGCGCGAGCTTAAGTCCATGATCTACCATCTGCTCGACCAGGCGGCCGCCGACAAGGAACGCCACCTTGGCAGAAGCTATCTTGCCCTGTCGCGGATACTTAAAGACAAGGGGGTGGCCACCGAATACGCCCAGAACCTGATAAATGAAATAAAGGACAACTCGCGTGACGGCGAACCGGACCTTAAAACACTCATCCACGTCGTCGCCACCCGGATGCGCGACACTTTGACGTTCGGCGGCGCCATAACGCCACCTTCGCAAGGTGAGGGAAAACCCCGCGTGGTGGCTTTCGCCGGACCCACGGGAGTGGGCAAGACCACCACCATCGCCAAAATAGCCGCCAAACTTTCTCTGGAAGGGGCGAAGGTGGGGCTTGTGACAATTGACACGTTCCGCGTGGCGGCGGTGGAGCAATTGAAGATTTACGCGAAAATACTGAATATCCCGTTGGACGTAGTTTTGACGCCCAACGATTTGGGCCGATCTTTGCATATGTACAAGGGGATGGACATCGTATTAATTGACACCGCCGGAAGGTCGCAAAGGGATTTGGAGCAGATAGACGAATTGCGCAAATTTCTGGAACAGAATCCGGCAATCGAGTCGCGGCTGGTGCTTTCGGCGGCCGCTTCCGAAAAGCAGATGGAGGAGACGTGGAAAAACTTCTCTTCGATATCTCTGGCGGGGCTGGTGTTCACCAAGCTCGACGAGGCGGCAAGCCTGGGCGCGGTGTTCAACCAGCAGTTGAAAACAGGGCTTCCGATATCGTATTTCACCACCGGGCAGCGCGTTCCGGAGGACATAGAGGAAGCCACGGCGAAAAGGTTGATAAACGGGCTTTTCAAGCCTTAAGGATAACTTTTTAGGAGACTGGACAATGGATCAGGCTGAAGGTTTGAGGCGCTTGGCGAAAGGACAGCCGGCGCGTACACCGGCGCCGGCGCGTGGCCTTGGAAGACTGCGCGGGATGGCTGTGGCGTCGGGTAAAGGGGGCGTGGGCAAGACCAACACGGTGGCCAACATCGCCTTCGCATTAAGAGGACTTGGCAAAAGAGTCCTTGTTTTTGACGCGGACATGGGCCTTGGCAACATACATATCCTGCTGGGCATGGCGCCAAAATATAATATCCAGCACGTCATCTCCGGCGAGAAGACCATGCAGGAGATCATAATCAAGGGCCCCGGCGGGGTGGATGTCCTGCCTGCAGGCTCCGGCCATCGCAAGTATAGCGAGCTTAACGGCGAGGAAATGCTCGTCCTCAAAGCGGAGCTTGAAGCGCTCGAAGACAGCTACGACTACATACTTTTTGACATCGGCGCCGGAATCTCGGCCAATGTCATGTATTTCTGCTCCGCCGCCAGCGAAGTGGCGGTGCTGACAAACACCGAGCCGACCTCCTTCGCAGACGCCTATGCGTTGATGAAGATACTCTCCCGCGATTACGGCCAGAAGGACTTCAAACTGATCGTCAACAGCGTGGCGGGAAAGCGGGACGCGCAGATCGTCCACGACAGGCTCGAACGGGTGGCCGACCGGTTCAACCTGAACATCAGGATCGAGCTTTTAGGCTATATACATCAGGATGAAAGCGTGCCCAAGGCTGTGCGCGAGCAGCGCCTTTTCGCCGACCGTTATCCGGGTTGCAAGGCGGCCGAGTGCGTGCGCGACATCGCCAGAAAACTGTCGGAAGAGGCGGTGGAGACCTTTGGCGTGGGCTGGGAGAAGGTGTTTGCGGTATGACCGGTGCGGCATTCACCGGTATGGCCGGTGACGCCGCCGGGAGCATATAACCCTATGGATGACCGGATGGCGCTATGAAAGACTTTTCAAAAAAATTCGCCACGTCAATGGCGGCTGCGGCGTTCGGCATATCTGGTTTTATATCCATGTACTACGGCTCGCTTATCACCACCTCTCTGACAAGAGCCCTTATCGCCGGGGCCTTGTTTTTTGTCCTGGGGAGGATTTTCGCCATCATACTTTATGATGGGCCGGTGATCACCCCCGCCGAAGAAATGAAAGCGCTGGCGCCTCATGAGGCGCAAACAGCACAGAAGCCGGGCAAACAGGCGGCCCGGAGGTGAATTTTATAACTGATCCGAGGCGCTTTACATAATAGGCCGCAAACTTTATAATCATTTGATTGACCTGATCAAAGGCTCTTAATGAAGAAGAACTTTTACTCCGCGCCTCCCGTAGGGGGGGTCAAGCTTGGCACGCCAGAGGCGGACAAGCTGATTTTGGAGTATTCACCCCTCATCAAATACATAGCGCACAGGCTGGCCGTCCGCCTCCCTCCGCATGTGGAGCTGGACGACTTGATGAGCTCCGGGGTCATAGGGCTTATCGACGCCATAGAAAAATTCAACCCGGACAAGGACACGCAGTTCAAGACATACGCCGAAATACGCATCCGCGGCGCTATGCTGGACGAACTGCGCTCGCAGGATTGGGTCCCGCGCTCCGTGCGCCAGAAAGCATCTTCGCTGGCTCAGGTTTACGCGAAGCTGGAGCAGGAACTTGGCCGCCCGGCGGAAGATGACGAAGTTGCCAAGTCCATGAACATATCCATGGAAGAGTTTTACGACCTTCTGCACCAGGCCGCCGGCCAGGCGATTCTTTCCATCGAAGACCTGGGGGGTGTGGACAAGGACGGCGAAAAGCGGGACATCATGGAAGTTCTCGCCGGTACGAAAGAGACCGACCCGGCCACGCTGGCCCGCATAGAGGAAATCCGCACCATCATCGCCAAGGCGATAGACCTGTTGCCGGAAAAAGAACGCCTGCTCGTTTCTCTGTATTACTACGAAGAACTGACGATGAAGGAAATCGGCGAGGTGCTTGGGATCACGGAATCCCGTGTATCGCAGATACACACCAAGGCGGTGATCCGCCTGCGGTCCAAGCTATTGAAATTCATACATGACAGGGATGACCTGGACATGGAGGATGAGTAATCCAGCCTAGTTTTTATCCTTCCAGTTCCACCACTTCAAAAGTTCCTGATCGTGTTTTTCGTGCGACGCGAAATATACCGCGCACCTGAAAACGTACAGCATGCACCGGTCCACACGGAATCCCATTTGCCCGCACAATTTTGAATAAAGCTTTTCCGGATTTTTGCCTTTAAGGTCGGCCACCTTGCGGACCCCCATTGCGTATAAATCTTCCGCGATGCTTTTGCCGACGCCTGGTATGCGCCTTAACTCACGCAATGATTTTTCTTTCATGACGCCACCGGTTTGGCCGGATGCCTTGAGCCCCATTCGGAAACTTTTCCGATAACACTTGCGATCCTTTTTGCGCGGGTCTGAGGTTTGATGGCCGATTCAACCCACTCCACGTATTCGGACTGGCAAGAAGGTTTCATTCTCTGGAAAGTGGCCAGCAGGCCGGCTTTTGGTTTTAACGCCATGGCAAGGTCTGCGGGAACTTTCGCGCCTTTTTTGGTTTTCATTTTTGGCAAAAGGTTGTTTTGGCGGAGGGGGAGGGATTCGAACCCCCGGAGCTTTCACTCAGTGGTTTTCAAGACCACCGCCTTAAACCGCTCGGCCACCCCTCCGGTTATTTTTTTACGTTATTTATATCATATTACCGGAGACGCATTCCGTCATCCGGAAACAGCTTTACGGTTAT
Encoded proteins:
- the fliR gene encoding flagellar biosynthetic protein FliR, with protein sequence MPDLFPVNIEWFQAYLLVFTRISTTIAFMPVLGGAGIPNTVKAGLSALAAGIIFPFVDKSPVSMDVDMAVMAVMVAGEALIGIATAFMVNLVLSMVQLAGSIIDFQVGFGIVNVVDPLSGAQVSVTTQLMNIITTLVFLSINAHHMILSGIAGSFGLIPLGGAHITEGLGHLIINAMGGIFVSAAQIAAPVTITLLIQQAAMGIVARTVPQINIFVVGFPFTISIGLLTIAFTLPAFSLYMERTFVKLGSTLETMITLMR
- the flhB gene encoding flagellar biosynthesis protein FlhB, encoding MAAEDQDSRTEDPTQRKIDKAREKGSVAKSMEVNTIIILGTGIIYFTFFGIGFMNNILQLWREYFAASAQYTLTEDSALHLADFTLRQLFYILAPLLFSVAVASIAANYWQNDGFLFSFEPLMPKLNKLNPLNGMKRFVSVEGFINLAKSLAKLAVVGTAVYLAMAGQWQNVAAFMELPVEQTLQMIGHEAFILFSKVAFALAFIAGADYTYQKYQYTKNLKMTKQEVKDERKDMEGNPEIKAKIKQKQFEFFRRRMMAEVPKAEVIITNPTHLSIALRYNRMSDPAPVVIAKGAGLIALKIREVAKENNIPIMENKPLAQTLFKTVDMGDVIPETLYKAVAEILAYVYKIKRKAM
- a CDS encoding MinD/ParA family protein yields the protein MAVASGKGGVGKTNTVANIAFALRGLGKRVLVFDADMGLGNIHILLGMAPKYNIQHVISGEKTMQEIIIKGPGGVDVLPAGSGHRKYSELNGEEMLVLKAELEALEDSYDYILFDIGAGISANVMYFCSAASEVAVLTNTEPTSFADAYALMKILSRDYGQKDFKLIVNSVAGKRDAQIVHDRLERVADRFNLNIRIELLGYIHQDESVPKAVREQRLFADRYPGCKAAECVRDIARKLSEEAVETFGVGWEKVFAV
- the flhA gene encoding flagellar biosynthesis protein FlhA, with product MAATAESRMKAVSSNADIGLAIGIVGVLIVMVIPIPSILLDFLLAGSITTALVILLVAVYLKSPLDFSVFPSMLLVTTIYRLSLNVATTRLVLLHGNEGTEAAGKVIEAFGQFVVGGNYVVGIVIFVILVIINYKVITSGSTRTAEVAARFTLDAMPGKQMSIDADLNAGLITEPEARGRRKALEDEANFYGAMDGALKFVRGDAVAGIIIAVVNITAGFAIGVLQQGMTISDAAQVYTILTIGDGLVSQLPTLLISTASGIVVTRAVSSSNLGQELVEQIMVNPRAFAIASGFLLLLAVVPGMPTLAFIGLGGVAGLMSYTQFQVETTAKDTEKKDAEKAAAAPAPEKVEALLPLDTLELEIGYELIPLVDTSQDGELLERIKSLRRQFALEMGIIVPPMHIRDNLQLKSNEYSILVKGVEVARGELWMNHYLAIDPGTGVTKAPGVETVDPTFGMPALWVTEANKERARMNGYTVVDTATVITTHIKEIIRKGLNELLGRQETQNLIDTFKETNPKVVEELIPSMLSLGQVQKVLQNLLREQVSIRDLHTILETLADWASVTKDTDVLTEYVRAALARQICKALRSPDGTLSVVTLDPSLEETVAKSIKRTEHGSYLALDPILAQKLVDGLRGQINKFDMVNANPSVLSGPATRMHLRRLTERFIPNLNVLSHNEISMDTKLSNLAIVKV
- a CDS encoding YdeI/OmpD-associated family protein, with protein sequence MKTKKGAKVPADLAMALKPKAGLLATFQRMKPSCQSEYVEWVESAIKPQTRAKRIASVIGKVSEWGSRHPAKPVAS
- the flhF gene encoding flagellar biosynthesis protein FlhF; protein product: MGNMQVKRYEAMDMGEALRMIKGDLGPEAVILTTRQLKKGNGAFGIFARPVIEVTAALPAAPKVKGRLSRSSIEMERPVGAMVDTRTILEGTAAVMEPLWDGLDDIRKYLAAIATKEESQNGGAGKIEDEVRELKSMIYHLLDQAAADKERHLGRSYLALSRILKDKGVATEYAQNLINEIKDNSRDGEPDLKTLIHVVATRMRDTLTFGGAITPPSQGEGKPRVVAFAGPTGVGKTTTIAKIAAKLSLEGAKVGLVTIDTFRVAAVEQLKIYAKILNIPLDVVLTPNDLGRSLHMYKGMDIVLIDTAGRSQRDLEQIDELRKFLEQNPAIESRLVLSAAASEKQMEETWKNFSSISLAGLVFTKLDEAASLGAVFNQQLKTGLPISYFTTGQRVPEDIEEATAKRLINGLFKP
- a CDS encoding FliA/WhiG family RNA polymerase sigma factor — translated: MKKNFYSAPPVGGVKLGTPEADKLILEYSPLIKYIAHRLAVRLPPHVELDDLMSSGVIGLIDAIEKFNPDKDTQFKTYAEIRIRGAMLDELRSQDWVPRSVRQKASSLAQVYAKLEQELGRPAEDDEVAKSMNISMEEFYDLLHQAAGQAILSIEDLGGVDKDGEKRDIMEVLAGTKETDPATLARIEEIRTIIAKAIDLLPEKERLLVSLYYYEELTMKEIGEVLGITESRVSQIHTKAVIRLRSKLLKFIHDRDDLDMEDE
- a CDS encoding helix-hairpin-helix domain-containing protein: MKEKSLRELRRIPGVGKSIAEDLYAMGVRKVADLKGKNPEKLYSKLCGQMGFRVDRCMLYVFRCAVYFASHEKHDQELLKWWNWKDKN